ACCTAGTTTTGATAAAAATACAAGCACCTCATAAATATGTGTAATGGTACTAAAAGTTTTCTACCAAGTTTGTTCTCATCATTAGGATACATTATTTTTTTTGATACCAAGACACAAGGAAAGTTCCTAtgctaaagtaaaaaaaaaaaaagagaagaaaagataACAACCTAAATTCTAAGTGCTTAAGAAAACTGCATTAGCCACGGTACATGATATACTACGAGAAGGCAAATGTGACATAAAATTCACATAATGTTTTTTCTTTTCAATGCATAGGAAATGACAAATTTTCATGGTAAAATGAATCAGAGAAATATCTTTAGACTCAATACTGAAAAGTAAAAAAATGATCAAATATTATTAGGTTCTATGGACCTTAATGTTCAAGGTAGATCGACAACGACCCAGAAACAATAAAAAGATAATTGAAAATTTGACGTCCATCCTACAAGTATATGCATCTTAGTGTGCTTGTTAATCTTTCAGCTAGCACGCATTCTAAGATTCTCTCCTTTCCATTATGAGAACTGCAGTGTAAAGTAATGCTTAATTTGACCCAGCACCTACATGGCTATATAATTGAATCAACCAATTCTGTGTAAGATACAATGGAAATCAAATATCAAAGGCTTCAATGCTTCTACGATAGAAATTAGACATAAAAGTCAGATTTGCAAACAAATTCAATGCCCTCAATCTTATCTCAGCCATGGTGCTCTACATTGACTCATAATTGTTGTTAACAAAAAGACAATTgataacataaaaatacatagaAATCAACAGATTGGAACGTACTCTGAGGGAAGAAGGGACGTGAAGGCGAGAAGGGCGAGCAGGGCCAATGATTTTGAGAGTAATTTCCACCATCTTTTCGTGTTTTCCATTGGTTTCCTCTACAATCTCTTCCATTCTCATATCATTATCTGATCTGTGATGGGTGTCGAAAAATTTACTCTCTTTtgtcttgaaaaaaaaaaattcaaagacccAAATCTTGTCTCAAGGCTCCAAGCTTTAAATTTGCCGTTTAATGGCTTCCTCAAAGTCCTCATCTTGGGAGACTTCTCGGCTGAAAGCTGAAACTTCCCAAACTAACGAAACTGCCCCAAGAGATTAGACCCATCCGACACTCTTCAAATAGACCGGGTTTTACCCTAAAAGTACAGACCGGGTTTGCAAACCTAACTCGCAAAAAACACTTTTTTTGATCAACTACAAACTACAAAGTTGTTAATTACATTTGGGAGTTTACATTATGTTGACTAGTATTATCAATTTATTaccttataattatttaattatcaactcttattaaaaatataatcacAAATTAATGTGGCAcgttaattcaatcgtttttatACACATAAATTTTATATAGATTAAACATCTTTTTTCTTTAGTTTATTCTCAACAACCACCTCAAAAATTCTTTATTTTCTCTCTATCTAACCTAAAAACCCTAGCCTCTTAATCTCTACCAGCAGTCACCTCCTTCTCTGATGGATTCTTAGTGTTAGAAAATTATTTGGAAAAGAGTTGGCTtagtgaaattttaattttttaaaataaatatttgttgtgatatctaaaataataaatttgattaaacaATTACTTATATATAAAGGATACGGATAGGATTCTTTCTTACAAATTTTTATAAAGATGCTCAGAATTTTTGATAGACTTGAATTGAAGCCTAAACTTTTCAAACTTTCAACTAATTGATATTATATAATATTCTAAAAATACAGTTATTTAGGAGTGAACTCTAACTTAAAGAAGAAACAAGACTTTTCTTAAAAAGAATCTTTATGCAAGCCtctataaacaaataaaaaattccAATTATTTAGattcaaaatataataattaaatcatcGCAACTATAATTACTCCTAATCTAAAATATAAACTTAGAAGAATCATTTAAATAAAATGCCACTAAATTTTTACACACAAGAGTTTAATTCTCATTCGGAATTTTAAACTAATTACATTAGAGGACTTGCTAAGGGTATATGATTGGCGACTTCAATGGGAAAATGAGTCATCTCTTGCTGCGACCTCTTACCTAATTAAGCTAGTTGGGCTGACTTTTGCCCCATGCAATTGTCTGTACTTACATCTCTTGATTTAAATAGAAAAGTAAACTcagatatttaattaattaaataattaaatatttctccaaaatcattattaattaaaataattaactaattttaattaaatcatttataaaatccaattctaattccattaaaTTCTTGATTATTTTATCATACTAGAATTTATGTGCACACTTATTAAGTTATGCAGATGAATTTAAACTGTAAGGACTACGTATAATTTCACTTTGGgctcaattatttaatttattcatccAATTAAATATAAtccaaagaaattaaattaattctaagtGATCTTTGCATTCTCAAGATCCAAGCAATTTATTTCTTATTCATTGGTTTATCCATTCATTCAAAGTTCTTTTATCTGCAAATCTAGTTAAGTGAGTAAATCTATTATCTTTAATCCCAATACAATAAGTGATTTATGTCCTATCACATATCGAGATTGTAACCTCACTTTTGTGTCTAAAGATCTAGATCGCTCACATCTAAGTTTTCTCTAAGAACTTCGGTTGTAAAACCAAGCAACAAACTTGTTTGACACTCTTAATACACTCTCACAAAAACGTTTCTCTATGAATAGATAAGTGCTATCAATATACTGCACAAAATCTTATACAAGTCTCTCAAATATATAGAAGCTTGAGATTTGTTAACGTACTAAAGATAAATTATAAtccaaatttttattaaatagcAGCTAAAATAGATAAATGCATTATACAAATAAAGACCTAACTAAAGTGGACTATTGGAATATATGTGTTCAATGCTTCCGAACCAATCTTTACAAAGCAAGGGATTTTATATAATTCAGTCATGAAAGATTTGTTGCTCCACAAGATATATATTCAAATATGGGTCAACACTTGCCCACGAAATCATTTAAGTCATTGAACAACTAATTTAGTTGAAAAGATTTTCATCTCCACATAGAGCAAGTTGTGTTGTATGCCAAGTGCTAGCTGAAGTGGTCATTACCGTTGCCACTTCAACAACCACTTAAAAAAACTTACCTTAACAATAAAACACATATCAATGTTGAACAAACCTTCCATATTTAAAGCAATAATCTATCCTCACAAAGTAACCTTTAACTCATCTTGATCTATCCAAATCTTATCAAATAGTCAACTCTTATCTTCATGGATTATAAATCTCAATATATAATCAATTATCATTAATATTAGGATACAAAAGATCTTAAAATTAGATTATATCTTCAAGGATTGCATATCTCAATATATAAGGTAAGTAGGCCACATATCAATCGTTGAAAAAAAAATCTTGCTTGATGCAATCTCTTCTCCAATCATAAACACGAGATTGGTTACTCAAGATCCTCAAAAAGATGCAagcaaattataaaaataatttggtcAAACATACTAACAAATAAGACAAGTTATGTGTATGGTATAATGATACCTAAAGTGGCCACTTTCATTGGCACAtggataacaacttcaaaaacttGCCTTAATAGAATACCATTGATAAGTGATTTAGAATAGTATGGAATGCTTACGTAATGccatttaaaatttagttaacaAGCTGCTAGACAGTATTAAGAATTAAATGGTTATAAACATCGGATCCAATTTTATGGGATTTCAAGGCACTCAATATACAAATTGAACAAGATTCTATTTGGTGTAAGTTCTAAAGGGTTTGATCATCCTATGCCAGTTTGTTAGCTCCTAAAGTTGTGGCCATTGGATGTAGCAAAAAGTTCTAGAATGTTTTGAAAGAATATGAAAGCCTTAGATGAATCCGAAAGTCCACAAAATAGATCAAAATCTTGTAGATCCAACAACAACATTTTGGAAGCTCTAGAATACTTTAAGACACAAGACTTGCCGAGATGATTCTAGAAATTAAGATATGACCGTACGCTTGTATTATTTTTAGCCCTTAGATCTAAGGGTCTTAGCTTATAATAACACCATCGACAATAATTAAGATTAGACAATGATCAGGATTGGACATTTCAATTTCTTTCTCTTAAACTAGAGCAATTTATCTTCAAGCCTTACAACATTGTTTTTCTAGCTCTTAAAACTAGATTCATTCACTTTCAACCTTAATATAGCTATTATGATTGGCTCGagcaaaattatttaaattatattgaCTTTTGATTTCAATATTTATTCTCTTTCTTAGCCTATCAATTTATAAACTTCGATTCCgatacttattttattttttagcctCTAATATCATCAAATTATGTAAGTTCTAAATCATTCTAGTGCTAGATAAGAGCATATTACTTTCTTTTGACTTTCAATTTTAGTTCTTTAGCCTCTAATATCATTAACTTATGTAACTTCGAAATCATTTTAGTGTCAGATAAGAGCATATTACTTTCTTTTGGCTTTCAATTAGTCCTTATTCTCTTTTTTAGCCTCTAATATCATCACCTTATTCAACTTTTAATACGCGACTTAAAACACTTTTTCTTAACTTTGATTTGATACTTGCTCTTTTTTTTTAACCTATAATATCAAAGTAGTTTTGATACCAATTTGTCACAGTTGAACTAATGACAAGTGAATATCTAAAGTAAAATAGAAAAGAGTTAAAAGAGATATGAAAAAAATTAGATGAGAATGAGGTTAAAAAAGAAGAAAGTTCAATGAAATTAGATGAGAATGAGGTTAAAAGTTAGATGAGAATGAGAATGAGATATGAAACATTTTTTCGTTTAGCCCGCTCCCTTCTCCCATCAGCTAAGTCCTCCTGTTCAAGTTTTTCAGTActttattacaaatttaaaatgaaaaagacttaaaataatattatgcaaaaaaattattaaaatttaaataaaaagatttaaaactaatattgtataaaataaaaataaaaatatttaagagtAATATCGTAAAATACGTCAttgtaaatttaaaatgaaaaatattaagaGTAATATTATGTAAAATATGGGTATGATATGAAATATTTAAGGATAATATTATGTAAAATATGTATACGATATGATttatttaaaatgtaattttagaatcgattaaaatagttaattaaattgaaatttagagATTTATCCGGTATCATAAAATTGAAGAAAAGTTGAACCAactatttaattttgattttataatttataaaataaatgtttgttttgattttataatttataacataaatgcttatgtttgattttatttatttgtgtttattgggatttttatgaatttttaaagcattttaaatttttaggcataatgataaatttagtctCAACATTTACATATGTTATCAGTTTGGTATTTATTCTTTTTTAAGCTAATTTTTGCTCTCAACCTTTTAAAAGTATCGAATTTGACCATCAACCTTTTAAAAAGAGTCAAGTTAAATTTTACCTTCAACCTTTTaaaaatatcaactttgaccattAGTCTTTAAAAAAAAGTCGAGTTGTTAGTTTTTTTAATGGAAATACttactaaaacattaatttttaaacatgaaagcCTACACGTCAATCCACATGTACTTCATTTTTTTAATCTTTATAAACTTTTAACATAAAGTAAAAATGATTTAACTCTTTTGAAATATTAATCATTAAATTTAGCTAAAAATAATGATCAAATTAATAcaaaaatgtaaacattaaaaataaatttattattataactcttttctttttttattttttattttgcaaAGATTTAAGTGGCATTCAAACTTTGAAATCGTACGGTGGTCTCACTAGTTGAATCACAGCAATATTTAAAAAGAATAAATTATATTCAATCACAGCAATGTTTAAAATGaacaaattataaaataacaaaaaaattctttaaaagagcaagaataaatcataaaataacaAAACATTATTTGAAAAGAACATATTATAAAGTATTATAATTGTAAttatcaataaaatatttataatcgTCATTGTCATTATTATAATCGTATAATCAATTATTACATTGTTTATAATTCTTATATTAATCATATATAATATTACTAAGGATACTATCGATCAAGCACTCAATCTATGTATAGAAGTTATTTCAATGATACCAAATTAATTGaattgtaagtatatatataagagaaagaattgtatgaaataaaatgttatttttttcaataatttaatgTTAAACTATTGAAAATAGATACGAATAATATGACGTTACTGTTAATATAACCCTTTCCCGTACATATAATATAATAGTGACTAACAGCACAATACCTTAATCTCAATTCTTTGATTAATGAAATAAGTTTAACATAGCTTTCCAATTTTGGATTATCATCTATGAAACAATAGGCGgtactaattaataataaaacctaataaaatatattaacatcaataattcaaataaaatcaaagaaacgAAAGTAGTAAATTAAATTTGGTTTAAAAAGAGTCTACCATCACATATTCCTGGTGTTATGGAAGTGTAATCGGTAAGAAAGTAGGCCATCACATTGGCAGGAATATAACTATTGTTGGAGCTTCCATTACCTGCAACTCTCAAAGTCTTCAATCTACTAAACGGGCAACTCTGTTTTTCTAGTGCACCAGGTATCATGGTAAGCATCTGACAAACAGAATAAATATACtgttatatatatagagagaagaAATCGCAGAAGatgaagaattttattttttgttgagGGGATCGACTCTTTAGAAAGAAGCTTTTGAAGTATTATTTGTCAAGTAGTCATTCGGTCCGTAACTCAAGTGATACCGTAGTTGCAGATCCACCAACTGGCTCAATGAACCAAGTCCATCAGTCAGTTGCTCAGAGCACATTAACTCTTGATAGGGTATGAGACCTGTTGACTATTTAACAATACTTGAAAAACTTCTCTTAGAAATATTGACCCCTTCAATAATTTTACATACCTCAATGGTTTTAGAGCAAATTTTGACAGATTGATACATGCACAGATGGGATGAAATTTATTAGATTCCAATCATTAAAATTGTCAATTTTCAGGCTTGGGAAATCAGAAGAATTTCAAcgactttttggatgggatcctgGCATTTTTAGGTTGAGATGTCTCATTTGTTTGAAGATCTATCTATTAGCTTCGAAATGcattttgattcactcaattttgagttcgggagctcaagttatgaccattttagtGAAGACTGCGCGAGCAGAATTTCTAAGACGGGAATTACGAGTTTCGGgcttttaatttgagtttaaatcatattgggtttaagttttaggcttaattttattatatataagcacaatattttgtttattagctcttattattttattattattttattccgaattttgataattattaagtattttaagttatttagaattttatgttaacaagaaagtttagtttaaaactacttcttgtttagattaaattagagttctagtatacttaggagttttatttagatttatttatctagcctatatataggcctttgcattgtaTCTGAGGACACAattgattattattctatttctcttttgagttaataaattttttgagttttttcttttcaagaatttctcttgagtttcttttagaagagttttaacaatctttttagattgtggggatcatcttcaaactttttcttgccaaggtttttatcttggaggggaaattagtgccgcttgaagggggttgtggattcttcgtgtttccaaggcttcttaggacttccacacgccacgttctatctttccatttatcttctttattcactTCCTGAATCCTTGATTTagtatttgttttaattattttatctaacttggatttaatttcgtttcaggttgtgtcaaaaaaaatccaagtttctttccgaacatctagagccctaagtcaaatccgcgactttgacaaactttacgatccgctTTCGCGTTCATCCTTCTCAACCTTTATCACAGATCGTGCGTAACGAAGCCCTTGTAACATAGTGATCAAGCGTGAAAAACTGAGAGTCTTAAAGTTATTTGGTGAACGAATTTGAATTTCCACATTGTCCAATGCAGGAAGGTGAAGAGCAGTGAAATTGAGAGGCCTATTTAATGTAAGGCTAAAAGATACGGGTTGTGGTGCTAAAATTATAAGCTTAAATTTATCGTCAACTGGATCTCTAGTATGTACCTTCAAATCAGTTAACACCAAGTTGACAAGTCGAGGACACGAAATATTCAAAACTGCCTTCCCTGAAACGCTACACTTATGTAGGCGCAGTTCCTTCAAATGTAGACAATTTTCAAAAGGATTGAAAAACATGATCTGCGGACAAAAATCACATTCGTGCAAATTCAAATTGGTCCATGTGGGCTTACAATCAGATTCCGATGGACGTATATGGCACCGTGTGAGCTCTAGGGTTTTCAGAACCTGAGATCGGCTAAACCTAGCTGGGAAATCTTGGTCGTTAAAATTACATAGGTTTTGATCGAAACTAATACCAAGACATCGTACATTGTGAGATTCCAGATGAGCTATGTTTTTTTTCAAGAAGCTTGAATGTGTGCCCATCCACATGAGATGCAACCTAACTTCGTTCAATGGATACTTATTATGATGTCGACCACGACGAAACAACGCTTCGAGCACGAATCGATGAAAATCGGGCAGTCTGGTTCCATCACATCCGTCGAAATATAGATTTGAAAGAGAAGTCCACAGGAGTTTCCATCTCTTCGAGAGCACACTGGTTCGGATACAATACTTGAAATCAATGAAACCAAAGATGTGATGAAGCAGGCAATCGGGTAGGTCACTCAACCTATCCTCCAATTCCAGCGTTGTTTTAATTCTTGCCATCGTCACCAAAATCATTAATTCTCTAAGAAATACATATATAATTTGAAAGTGATGAATACCAAAGTTCAGGCTTAACTAGTTTTAATAGGACTCAAACTCcgataaaaaagaaaaagggatatTAATTCTACTCTAGgagttaaatataaattatatttcaacCATATGTGCTGACTTGATAGATAAGAGTATTCATTGCTTCAAGTGTAGTTTGGGTTCGAGTTATGCTAATTGCGAAGTTACGATAATTGAGTTTGTTAATTAACTTCTgaagattttattattattattttgaatttatgcCTATCCACGTGATGGAACTTAACTAtcaactttttatttcattaaatttgttggtgtgatattttgaaataaaaaaaaaaactcatttggTAGCTATAcaattaaaaaaatgatttttatttataaagAGGCTAAATTCTTAGAAATAGAACATAAACTATATtccatatttataaataatataggGACATTATAAAACTAAATTCCATATTTATAATTAATACAGGACTTATgtcatattttaacattataaatATATTAGTTGGCATATAAGTGCAGTATAGATGATAGTTGCatctattaattaaattaattttaattattttttataaaatttaatgttATATAAATAAGATGATTAAGAAATTAAAACTcaataatatatatgtttaattttaaataaatatatgtatcaagtgtttttaatttattaaactgattatagtttaatttattttaattatattttccattattttaaattaattataatttattaatttttttaattttataaattaaatgaataatattaaattatttaaattttagtttatttgatttttaaattactatatttttaaataatatattaaaataatttttaacttctttaaaaattaCGGAAGTTTTAGTATATTAGAAACATAGTTATTcaaatatgttttaaaattttaaaacaaaacttattgattttaattaaaatttaatttgtaaaTAAATGAGGAAAATACAACCAACTTGCATCATGAAAAACGTCGACTAAGTTCCatgtaataaaaattttgaagttGTAACTATTTTCAATAGTATTGTAAAATTAGGtttttgattaaattaaattaattaaattagtaaataattaagacagaaagaaaaggaaatagCATGAAGCCTGGGTAAAAGTTAGATCATACCGATCAAACAAGGGTGAGTCCTGCACTAAATATCAGtagcatcaaaatacaaacaaatgcaGTCATGTGActgaaaattttgtattttatgtacatcgaatctctcttttcttttttttttttgagatactTCGAATTTCTTAGTACTAATGTCGTTTTTTTCTCTAAACACGTTTTTTTTTCACATCGAACatctcttttgttttttttttgagttaCATTGTACTTATGAATTTTTCTTTGTCTAAATACGTTTAATATGATGCCATAAGCAATCTCCAGAGCATAGAAACGTGACCATGCGGTCTTGACATGGGTTTTTAGGAAATCAAAATTGAGTAAATAAAAAGAgaatttgaatttatttgaaaataatattattgatagagataaatattataattttcgaAAAAATTCTAACAACTAAAATTTTGTCTAAATAGTCCTCGGTCTCTCTATTgaaatgccaaaaaaaaaaaaacaaattaagttttaaatatttaaaatgttaaaaaagcaatttagatattttaataattcaattatatCTTTTAATACAATTCTTTTAAATTTGACCTCAAATACTATCAAACAAATACTGGGTTATGCCACACTTGGGTGAaagatttttattattataaaagagAGACATGCTTATaattatatcttttaaattaaagaaaaaacatCATCTTGAAATAGTGATTGAGATTTTTTATTtggttaatatttttaaaaaaatcacttaacCTATTATACTTTGTTTAGACAAacctttatattattt
This window of the Gossypium arboreum isolate Shixiya-1 chromosome 12, ASM2569848v2, whole genome shotgun sequence genome carries:
- the LOC108477723 gene encoding putative F-box/FBD/LRR-repeat protein At3g49030, with the translated sequence MARIKTTLELEDRLSDLPDCLLHHIFGFIDFKYCIRTSVLSKRWKLLWTSLSNLYFDGCDGTRLPDFHRFVLEALFRRGRHHNKYPLNEVRLHLMWMGTHSSFLKKNIAHLESHNVRCLGISFDQNLCNFNDQDFPARFSRSQVLKTLELTRCHIRPSESDCKPTWTNLNLHECDFCPQIMFFNPFENCLHLKELRLHKCSVSGKAVLNISCPRLVNLVLTDLKVHTRDPVDDKFKLIILAPQPVSFSLTLNRPLNFTALHLPALDNVEIQIRSPNNFKTLSFSRLITMLQGLRYARSVIKVEKDERESGS